In Triticum aestivum cultivar Chinese Spring chromosome 5B, IWGSC CS RefSeq v2.1, whole genome shotgun sequence, the following proteins share a genomic window:
- the LOC123113271 gene encoding protein transport protein sec23-1: MDFAELEAVEGLRWPWHSWPPTPSAAEALVVPTAVLCTPLHPTAPDLLPILPYPPLRCASPSCAAALNPFSRVHHASARWSCSFCGSMANPYPRHISPDSIPAELFPTHSSVEYTLPPDPAEVGGGAPPAIVFVVDAATAGDELGALKAELLRVVQGLPERVRVALVTFSASVWVHDLGFEGCARVVVFNGERELESDKIQQLLGVRHSRYNKLATLKPIEAQRYLLPVSECEFSITSAIEDLSSMSACPRGHRPLRATGAAISTAVALLEGCCSPNTGGRIMVFTSGPTTVGPGLVVETDLGKAIRSHRDIFNGNVPLVEKAQDFYKKVAKRLTDSALVLDLVACSLDQIGAAELRYPVEVSGGLMVLTESFESEQFKSCLRQTFKREGTDYLNMNFNATIEVVTSREVKICGALGPCISLHRKNSSVSDKEIGEGGTNYWRMSTLNSKTCIAFFFRADCSRDTDPPTVFFIQFMTRYRHGDGSNRLRVTTVARRWAGPRSPEIAAGFDQEAAAAVVARLAVHRAETYHVRDVIRWLDKMLIRFTAKFGNYVPEDPSTFRLSTNFSLYPQFMYYLRRSQFIDVGNSSPDETAFFRLMLNREGVVGSLIMIQPTLFQYSFDGPPIPVLLDVSSISPDVILLFDSYFYIVIHYGSKIAQWRKLGYHRDPNHENLRKLLEAPEVDAEALLADRFPVPKLIKCDQHGSQARFLLARLNPSVTQKSQLSEGSEVIFTDDVCLQVFIEHLQELAVQG, encoded by the exons ATGGACTTCGcggagctggaggccgtggagggcctCCGCTGGCCGTGGCACTCGTGGCcgccgacgccctccgccgcggAGGCGCTCGTCGTCCCCACCGCGGTGCTCTGCACGCCGCTCCACCCGACGGCGCCCGACTTGCTCCCGATCCTCCCCTACCCGCCCCTCCGCTGCGCCTCCCCGTCCTGCGCCGCGGCCCTCAACCCCTTCTCCCGCGTCCACCACGCCTCCGCCCGCTGGTCCTGCTCCTTCTGCGGCTCCATGGCCAACCCCTACCCGCGCCACATCTCCCCCGATTCGATTCCGGCCGAGCTATTCCCCACCCACTCCAGCGTCGAGTACACGCTTCCCCCGGACCCTGCCGAGGTTGGGGGCGGCGCCCCGCCCGCAATCGTGTTCGTCGTCGATGCGGCCACCGCGGGGGACGAGCTCGGCGCGCTCAAGGCCGAGCTGCTCAGGGTCGTGCAGGGGCTGCCTGAGAGGGTGAGGGTGGCGCTCGTCACGTTCTCGGCGTCGGTGTGGGTGCACGATCTCGGCTTCGAGGGCTGCGCCAGGGTGGTCGTGTTCAATGGGGAGCGTGAGCTCGAGTCAGACAAG ATACAGCAACTTCTAGGTGTTCGACATTCACGATACAACAAGTTGGCTACACTGAAACCCATTGAAGCGCAGAGATATTTGCTGCCTGTTTCTGAATGTGAATTTAGCATTACATCTGCAATAGAGGACCTGAGTTCTATGTCTGCTTGCCCACGTGGGCATCGCCCATTAAGGGCTACTGGCGCTGCTATTTCCACAGCTGTTGCTCTTCTGGAAGGTTGCTGCTCACCTAACACTGGTGGCCGAATCATGGTTTTTACATCTGGTCCCACAACAGTGGGTCCAGGACTTGTGGTGGAAACCGATCTCGGGAAGGCAATTCGTTCGCATCGTGACATTTTCAATGGCAATGTGCCTCTTGTTGAAAAAGCCCAGGATTTCTATAAGAAAGTTGCCAAGAGATTGACAGACAGTGCATTAGTTCTTGATCTTGTGGCTTGCTCTCTTGATCAGATTGGAGCTGCAGAGCTTAGGTATCCAGTTGAAGTATCTGGGGGCTTAATGGTGCTTACAGAGTCATTTGAGTCTGAACAGTTCAAAAGCTGTTTAAGGCAAACCTTCAAGCGTGAGGGTACTGATTACCTTAACATGAACTTCAATGCAACGATTGAGGTAGTGACATCAAGGGAGGTCAAGATTTGTGGTGCCCTTGGTCCTTGCATCTCCCTTCACAGAAAAAACAGCTCCGTTAGTGATAAAGAAATTGGTGAGGGTGGGACAAATTATTGGAGAATGAGTACATTGAACAGCAAAACCTGTATTGCTTTCTTCTTCCGAGCTGATTGTAGCCGTGATACCGATCCCCCAACTGTCTTCTTTATTCAGTTCATGACAAGATACCGACATGGTGATGGTAGCAATCGCCTAAGGGTAACGACTGTTGCGAGAAGATGGGCTGGACCTCGATCTCCAGAAATTGCTGCAGGGTTTGATCAGGAAGCTGCTGCAGCAGTTGTGGCCAGGCTTGCTGTTCACAGAGCAGAGACATACCATGTTAGAGATGTAATACGATGGCTTGACAAGATGCTtattcgcttcactgctaagttCGGAAACTATGTCCCTGAAGATCCATCTACATTTCGCTTGTCCACTAATTTCTCCCTGTATCCGCAGTTCATGTACTACCTGCGAAGGTCACAGTTCATTGATGTTGGCAACAGCTCTCCTGATGAAACTGCTTTCTTCCGATTGATGTTGAATAGGGAGGGAGTTGTGGGATCCCTGATCATGATCCAGCCAACTTTATTCCAGTACTCATTTGATGGACCACCTATCCCTGTGCTGCTAGATGTCAGCTCCATCTCTCCTGATGTCATTTTGCTATTTGATTCGTACTTCTATATAGTGATTCATTATGGCTCGAAGATTGCTCAGTGGAGGAAACTTGGCTATCATAGAGACCCAAATCATGAAAACTTACGGAAGCTGCTTGAAGCACCAGAAGTTGATGCAGAGGCACTATTGGCAGACCGTTTTCCAGTGCCAAAACTCATAAAATGTGATCAGCATGGGAGCCAAGCCAGGTTTTTACTAGCCCGATTGAATCCATCTGTGACACAGAAATCACAGCTTTCTGAAGGATCTGAGGTCATATTCACCGACGATGTTTGTCTGCAAGTTTTTATTGAACACTTGCAGGAGTTGGCTGTTCAGGGTTAG